One window from the genome of Haloprofundus halobius encodes:
- a CDS encoding nascent polypeptide-associated complex protein, whose product MFGGGGMNPRKMKQMMKQMGIDVSEIDAEEVIIRTADEELVFSDAQVTQMDAQGQQTYQIVGEPESRALGAGDDESAEADDSTRAGGDEIPDSDIEIVATRAGASKDEAREALEAENGDLAAAISRLE is encoded by the coding sequence ATGTTTGGTGGCGGCGGTATGAACCCGCGGAAGATGAAGCAGATGATGAAGCAGATGGGCATCGACGTCTCCGAGATAGACGCCGAGGAGGTCATCATCCGGACGGCGGACGAGGAACTCGTCTTCAGCGACGCGCAGGTGACGCAGATGGACGCACAGGGGCAGCAGACCTACCAGATCGTCGGCGAACCCGAGTCACGAGCGCTCGGCGCGGGCGACGACGAGTCGGCCGAAGCCGACGACTCGACGAGAGCCGGCGGCGACGAGATCCCGGACTCCGACATCGAAATCGTCGCGACGCGCGCCGGCGCGAGCAAGGACGAGGCCCGGGAGGCGCTCGAAGCCGAGAACGGCGACCTCGCCGCGGCGATTTCGCGCCTGGAGTGA
- a CDS encoding tRNA (adenine-N1)-methyltransferase: protein MILLVHGDREYLRGPGDELQTDLGVLEVPEDVSSGDVLETHLGEEFVVRAPRGPDLFNHFERTGAPMMPRDVGLIVGHTGAAAGDRVLDAGTGTGVLSAYLARLGAEVTTFERDPDFADVARENMELAGVADRVDVRTGDLTEELDSLSGFDLLTLDTGDAPEVVARAPDLLVSGGFLAVYSPFVENSRETVRTAREVGLSGVETLETIQRQMDFGDRGSRPSTAGVGHTGYLTFARNE, encoded by the coding sequence GTGATACTCCTCGTCCACGGCGACCGCGAGTACCTGCGCGGCCCGGGCGACGAACTGCAGACGGACCTCGGCGTACTCGAAGTCCCCGAGGACGTCTCGTCGGGCGACGTGCTGGAGACGCATCTCGGCGAGGAGTTCGTCGTTCGCGCGCCGCGCGGTCCCGACCTGTTCAACCACTTCGAGCGCACGGGCGCGCCAATGATGCCGCGCGATGTCGGTCTCATCGTCGGCCACACCGGCGCGGCCGCGGGCGACCGCGTGCTCGACGCCGGAACCGGGACGGGCGTGCTCTCGGCGTACCTCGCACGTCTCGGCGCCGAAGTGACGACGTTCGAGCGCGACCCCGACTTCGCCGACGTCGCCCGCGAGAACATGGAACTCGCCGGCGTCGCCGACCGCGTTGACGTTCGGACCGGCGATCTGACCGAAGAACTCGACTCGCTCTCCGGGTTCGACCTCCTGACGCTCGACACCGGCGACGCGCCCGAGGTGGTCGCCCGCGCGCCCGACCTCCTCGTCTCCGGCGGCTTTCTCGCCGTCTACTCGCCGTTCGTCGAGAACTCCCGCGAGACGGTGCGGACGGCTCGGGAGGTCGGTCTCTCCGGCGTCGAGACGCTGGAGACGATTCAACGACAGATGGACTTCGGCGACCGGGGGTCGCGGCCGTCGACGGCGGGCGTCGGACACACCGGCTATCTGACGTTCGCGCGCAACGAGTAG